GTCTTGAGTACATTGCTCATCTTCACGTGGTCTTCTATATAGTTGGTAATATCGGTATTCTGCATCTCCATCGCCTTTGCAGCTACGAAGTTGCGCTCCACCTCTCTGTCCAGACGGTGGCCCATCAGTTCAAGCATGATGTAGGTGTCGCTGTAGATGCGAGGACTCTGTCCCTGCTTGGTAAGTTCCTCGAAGATTTCATCTACGTTGGTCATGTTGAAGTTACCACAAAGGCAGAGATTCTTCGCCTTCCAGTTGTTACGTCGCAGGAATGGGTGCACATACTGAATACCACTCTTTCCGGTGGTACTGTAGCGCAGGTGTCCCATATAAAGTTCGCCTGCAAAAGGCAGTTCCTCTTTAGCGAACTTTGCATCAGCAAGCTGCTCGGGAGTCAGGCTCTTGAAGTTGGCATTCGCCTTGCCGAAGATTTCGGTCACGGCATTCTTGCCCTCTGCACGCTCACGGAACATATACTCATGACCAGGCTTACCGCCCAGTTTGACACAAGCCATACCAGCACCCTCCTGGCCACGGTTGTGCTGCTTCTCCATCATCAGATAGAGTTTGTTGAGTGCGTACATCCAAGTACCATACTTCTGCTGGTAATACTCCAGTGGCTTGAGCAATCTGATCATTGCTACACCACACTCATGTTTCAATGGTTCCATCTCTCTATTATCCTTATCTTATTTAGTTAAATTTGAATATACCTATCCGAGGGATCCCCCTCCAAAAAAAGGGAAACGTCAAGAAATGACGAATCCCTTTATATATTATTCTACAGTAACTGACTTGGCCAAGTTTCTAGGTTGGTCAACGTCCTTGCCCTTACATACAGCTACATGGTAAGCCAAGAGCTGCAAAGGAATGGTAGCCAATAATGGCTCCAGGCACTCCAAGGTCTCAGGGAGTTCAATCACTTCGTCGGCAATCTTGGAAATGGTTTCATCGCCATTGCTGACAATAGCAATAACACGACCCTGACGGGCTTTGATCTCCTGAATATTAGACAAGACCTTCTCGTACATGAAGTTGTGGGTAGCAATAACTACCACTGGCATATCGCTGTCAATCAATGCGATAGGACCATGCTTCATCTCCGCTGCAGGATAACCCTCAGCGTGGATGTAGCTAATCTCCTTCAACTTCAATGCACCCTCAAGGGCTACAGGATACTGGAATCCACGGCCCAGATAGATGAAATTGCGAGCGTATGTAAACGTACGGCTCAAGTCAGCAATCTTATTGTTGAGCTTCAACACTTCCTTCATCTTGGCAGGAATGTTCCAAAGCTGTTCTGTAATCTTCTGATATTCATTTTCGCTGATGGTTCCCCTCTCCTTACCGATGGCAAGTGCCAGGAGGATAAGGACGGTAACCTGACCAGTGAACGCCTTGGTAGAGGCAACACCAATCTCCGGACCTACGTGAATATAGGTACCTGTATCTGTCTCTCGTGCGATGGAAGAACCGATGGAGTTACAGATACCATAGATAAACGCACCGCTCTCCTTGGCAAGCTTGATGGCAGCCAGGGTATCAGCGGTTTCACCACTCTGGGAAATGGCGATGACCACATCGTCCTTCGTTACCACAGGATTACGGTAACGGAATTCAGATGCATATTCCACTTCCACAGGGATGCGGCAATAGTTCTCTATCATCTGCTTGCCGATAAGTCCGGCATGCCATGATGTACCACAAGCCACGATGATGATTCGCTTGGCATTGAGAAGCTGCTGGCGATGGTCGGTAATGGAGCTGAGCACAACACCCATCTCAGTCTCCTTCTTGCTGGTTGTATCGTCGCCATCAGTCATTACGCGAGTTTCCACTGTGCGGCTAACTACACGGCCACGCATACAGTTACGAAGGCACTCTGGCTGCTCAAAAATTTCCTTCAACATAAAGTGAGGGAAACCGCCCTTCTCTATCTGACCGAGATCAATGTCTACGGTCTGTACCTCAGGGTTGAGTTTAACGTTCTGGATGTTCACCACCTGCAATTCCTCACCGAGGCGCATCACAGCGATGTTACCATCCTCCAGATACACCACCTTATCTGTATATTCGATGATAGGACTGGCATCAGAACCGAGATAAAACTCACCATCCTTTCCGATACCTACAACCAACGGACTCTGCTTACGGGCAGCAATGATCTGATTAGGGTTACGCTTATCAAGAATAGCGATAGCGTAGGCTCCGATTACCTGACGGAGAGCCACCTGAACGGCAGTCAGCAAGTCGAGATTTTTCTTTATCTGAATATATTCAATCAGCTGAACGAGAACCTCAGTATCCGTCTCGCTCTTAAACTCTACTCCCTTAGCAATGAGATTCTTCTTGATATCGGCATAGTTTTCTATGATTCCATTATGAATCATGGCAAGGTTCTTGCTAGAGGAATAATGCGGGTGAGCATTTACAGCTGAAGGCTCTCCATGGGTAGCCCAACGAGTATGAGCAATACCCACATGTCCCGAAATATCCTTATCAGAGCAGAACGCTTCAAGATCTGCCACCTTACCCTTTGCCTTATATACATTCAAAGAGCCGTCATTGCCAATAAGGGCAACTCCCGCAGAATCGTATCCGCGGTACTCCAGACGCTTCAAGCCCTTGATGAGGGCTGGATAAGCGTCACCCTTACCTAAATATCCTACAATGCCACACATATATATATTATTATTTTTGTAGTATCCTGATTTTGCTCCCTTCTATTACCTGCTATCGCAAGATATTGACAATCAATGATGCGATAGAAATCAATGTACCAACGGCAGAGAACCACAATGTAGTAGATGAACCGATAGATGAGTTTTGAGCTTTCACCTTATTTGGTTCTACATAGATAATATCATTCTGCTGCAGATAATAGAATGGTGAATTAATAATATTTGCATCATTCAAGTTCATACGATAAGTATGCTTCTCTCCTGCTGCATCCTGACGAATCAATAATACATTGTCACGCTTACCATAGATGGTTAAGTCGCCACACTGTGCCAAAGCTTCAAGAATACTCATCTTCTCCTGTGGAGCATAAATAATTCCTGGCTTTTCTACTTCACCTAATACAGATACATGGTAACTGCCCATGCGAACCGTAACAATAGGATTTTCTTTTTCTGCCAGATAAGGCTTCACCTTATTCTTGATGAGATCTTCAGCCTGCTTCTTGGTCAAACCACCGACATGCAAGGTTCCAACAACAGGAAACTCAATATTACCATCATTATCAACCAGATATCCTTGCAGGGAACCACTACCATAACTCAGCTGTCCGCCTGTACCCAATGTTTGAGAGACAGAGAGGTTGAAAGGCATGGCTGCCTTTGGATCTGTCGTAATCACGGTAATGGTAAGTTCGTCCTTAGGCATAATCTTGGCTTCATAAAGCATTCTTGAAGCAGCCAAACTGATAGAATCCGCGTTTTGGAAATAAGCTACATTCTTAGTACTTCCGCAACTGCCAAGTACTAAGATCATAGTCAAAGCGACTAAAACTAAACTAACGAGTTTTTTCATTTTCTAAAATTTTCGTTTTAAAATATTGGTGCAAAATTACGGTATTTTTTTGAATACTGCAAATTTTTGCACCAATAATTCTATTTACGTCTATTTTTTTTTGAAATAATAGCCTTTTTTACTTATCTTCGATGCCATTTGATGGCAAATTAAAGCTATAACTATTATCGAAAATCTTCTTCACTTTATTAATCTCAACGAAGGTTGTGCCTCCACCCTCTCCAAAGCTACCGCTCAGATAAGCAATCTTATCCTCCTCACATAAGTAGCCTTTCTGGCGAAGCATACGTACCGCTGCGGTAAACATAGCCTTGGTAGAAACCTGATCCTTCTGATGAATTGGAATAATACCATAGCTCAGATTCAACCAGCGCTGGAGTTTCTCCTTATAGCAGATTGCCAATACCGGATTTGGACCACGGAAGGCTGCCAGGTCGCGTGCAGTCTGACCGGTCTCGCCATCGGTAATAATACCAGCAACACCCAACTTCTTAGTAGCCTCAATGGCAGCATGAGCCAGGAAGAGTTTCTGGTCAATCTTACCATCTTCCATTGGATCAATATCATTCAGTGGAGACTTATCCTTCTCTGCCTGCTCAGCAATACGGGCCATGGTCTGCACAGCCTCTACAGGATACTTTCCGCTTGCTGTTTCACCAGAAAGCATCAGCGCATCGGTGCGATAGAAGATAGCATTGGCAATATCAGTTACCTCAGCACGGGTAGGACGTGGATTCTTAATCATGGTATGCAACATCTGTGTTGCTACGATTACCGGTTTCTGCGCCTTCACACATTTAGAGATGATGCGGCGCTGGATGCCTGGAATTCTCTCGATTGGCACCTCGATACCTAGGTCACCACGGGCAACCATGATACCATAGCAGGCATCAATAATCTCGTCAATATTATCAACACCTTCCTGATTTTCAATCTTAGAGATAATCTTGATATCACTGTTGTGAGCGTCCAAGATATCCTGAACTGCCTTCACATCGGCTGCATTGCGCACAAAAGAGTGAGCGATGAAATCAATATCCAACTCGATAGCGAGTTCAATATTTCGGCGATCTTTCTCTGTCAGTGCAGGCAGGTCAATATGCTCTCCCGGCACATTCACGCTCTTGTGAGCCCCGAGCACTCCCTCGTTCTGAACCTCGGCAACCAGCATAGGCCCCTGGTTGTCGATAATCTTCATATCGAGTTCACCATCATCGAAGAGCAAATCATCACCTACCTTAACATCGGCTGCGATGTCAGGATAGCTCACATTCACAATATCATGAGAAGACTCCATTTCCGGACGTCCAAAGATTTTCACTACATCACCAACATTGTAGTGGATAGGTTCCTTCACACCTGTAGTTCGCACCTCAGGACCTTTGGTATCAATCATAATACCAATATGTGGAGACACGGCTCTTACATTCTTTACGATGGTGCGTATACCCTCTTCTGTGGCATGAGCAGTATTCATACGAACAACGTTCATACCGGCGAAAAACAGTTTTCGGATAAAATCCTGATCACATCTACGATCACTGATGGAAGCGACAATCTTTGTTTGTTTCATATTTGTAATTTACCTTATTGAAATTTCAATGTTTGCGGTATTTCTACCATATTTCTTAAATTGCGTGCAAAGATACAAAGAATTTCTGAAATAAAAAACATCTGAAATACAAAATATATATAAAATATTGAGTTACTTTCAAATTGAAAGCGCATAAAACAGAAAATCTAGCCAATGGGACACTTCTCGTTCCCATTGACTAGATAACAAATCTATTAATCCCGTTGAAAAACAGGATTCTTAATGATCAATTCTAAATTAGATATCCAAATCTGGCGCCTTCTCAGCTCCTGCTGCTGCCTCAAACTTAGGCATCACATTGAAATTGAAGAGGCTGGCGATAAGGGCACTTGGCATTTTTCTAACCGTCTGGTTATAGTTCTGAACGGCTTCATTATACTTACGGCGTGCCTCGCTGATACGGTTTTCCGTACCCTCTTCCTGAACCTGAAGAGCCTTGAAGTTCTCGCTGGCTTTCAACTCAGGATATTTCTCGGCTACTACCATCAGTTTGGAGAATGCATTCGCCAACTCACCCTGTGCTGCAGCATATTTCTTCAGGCTAGCCTCAGTAAGATTGTTGGCATCCAGCTTTACCTGACCTACAGCAGCACGAGCCTTGGTTACCTCGGCGAAGGTTTCTTTCTCATGCTTGGCATAAGCCTTTACGATCTTAGCCAACTGTGGCATCATATCAGCACGACGCTGATACTGAGTCTGAACATTAGCCAACTCTGTGGTAGCCAACTCCTGTTTCTCTACCAATCCGTTATAACCACTGAACATCCATAGTACCAGCACAACTACGATGCCCAGGATAATCCAACTTTTCTTTATACCTCTCTTTGCCGGTTGCATGTTTGAATTCATTGTCTGTTCCATTGTCATTATTATTAATTAATTATTTACTATAAACTATTAACTATAAACTATTAACTATAATCAGTCATCACCATCCTCCGCCAGAGCCGCCTCCGCTAAAGGTGCCTCCGCCAAAAGAACCGCCCGAGAAACCGCCGCCGGAAGAACCGCCACCTCCCATAAAGAAAGGAGGTATCCAGTCGTCATCGTTGTTTCTCCTACGAGACTGATTTCTCTGATTGCTCTTCGGTCTTGGCTTCACAATACCGAGCATCTCCAGAATATACCTGATAAACAGATAGATAGGAATACCGAAGAAGATAAGGAACAGGATAATGACCAGGAACCAGTCCTCTTCGTCATTAACCGAACCTTCATCAACATCCGCAATTCCCGTCCGTCCACTTTTCACCTTATTATATATAGCACGGCTCACAGATGCTACTGCCTCGCCCGGATTGCCTTCACGCATATACTTCACGATGCAAGCCCGGGCAATATCATCACAGTCCACATCAGTCAACTCACCCTCCAGTCCACTTCCTGGAGCAATAAAGTACTTATGGTCCTCCACCGCGATGACGATAACCAGTCCTCTCCGGCTCTTCTTGTAACCAATACCATATTGGTTGCCCACATCCTGCGCCATCCGGAAAGCATCCTGGTTGTCAACCTTTCCCACAATGATGAGCACATTCTGTACGCCACACTCCAACTTCAGTTTCTGAAGATAGAAATTGGCAGAATCCTTCTGAGCCTTATCAACATATCCATCCGGGTCGGAAACATATTGCGTAGAATCCCTGAGGAAAGGAATCGGTACATTTTTCGCCATCCAGACCTCCCCAGCCGTCAACGCCAATGCATGAAAGGCAACCATCATCAAAGCCAAAAAATATCTCTTAAATCTCATAATTTCTCTATTTTGGTGCAAAAATACGCAATAAAAACCTTATATGCAAATACTTAGAGCATTATTTTTGCAAAAAAAGCCTTAAGTATTTTGTTATATCATAAAAAACTTGTATCTTTGCACACCGAAATAAAGATTAACAAGTAAAATTAGTAAAAAAATAAAGAAATGACCAAAGCAGATATCATTAATGAGGTAGCTATCGCTACTGGTATGCCTAAGAAAGAAGTAGGTACTGTAGTAGAGGCTTTTATGGAAGAGGTTAAGAAGTGCCTCATCGAAAAGAAGGACAATGTATACTTGCGTGGCTTCGGCAGCTTCAACATCAAGCATCGTGCTGCTAAGACTGCCCGTAACATCTCTAAGAATACAACCATCACCATTCCTGCTCACGACTTACCAAGCTTCAAGCCATCAAAGAGCTTCATCGAGGAGATGCAGAACGCTCAGTAATACTGCTGGACAGGAAGAGAGAAATATCATTTTTTATAATAACAATATTTTAAAATTTTAAAATCATGCCAAACGGAAAGAAAAAGAAGGGCCACAAGATGGCTACTCACAAGCGTAAAAAAAGATTACGTAAGAACAGACATAAGAGCAAGTAAGCTAGCAGTGTAGCTAGTCTACTATAGCTCTCGGTCAGTTCGTGACTGAGGGGGTGTGTCAGTTCTGATATGGAATGACATACCCTTTTTTTGTATTAATTTAAAGTTAAAAGATTATTGAAGATATGACAAGCGAAGTTGTAATTGATGTCCAACAGAAAGACATCTCTATCGCACTCATGGAGGACAAGCAGCTGGTGGAATACCAGAACGAACCTCGTGAGGCATCGTTCTCTGTGGGCAACATCTACATCGCAAAGGTTAAAAAACTGATGCCGGGTCTTAACGCCTGCTTCGTGGATGTAGGTTATGAACGCGACGCCTTTCTTCATTATCTTGACCTAGGAAGTCATTTTAATTCCTACCAGAAGTACCTTAAACAAGTACAGAGCGACAGAAAGAAACTTTTCCCATTCTCTAAAGCCAGCAAAATGCCTGAATTGGAAAAGGACGGCAGCATACAGAATGTACTCAAAGCAGGACAGGAAGTGCTGGTACAAATCGTAAAGGAACCAATCTCTACCAAGGGACCTCGACTCACAGGCGAAATCTCATTCGCGGGCCGATACCTGGTACTCATGCCATTCGGTGATAAAGTTTCTGTCTCGTCGAAAATTAAAAGCGGTGAAGAACGCTCCCGACTCAAACAACTCATTCACAGCATCAAACCAAAGAATTGCGGCGTTATCGTCCGCACTGTGGCTGAGGGTAAGAAGGTCGCTGAGCTCGATGCTGAGCTGAAAGTCCTGGTGAAGCGATGGGAGGATGCTATCGCCAAGGTACAGAAGACCCAGCAGCGCCCGCAACTTGCATTCGAGGAGACCGGAAGAGCCGTTGCTCTCTTGCGTGACTTGTTTAACCCATCTTACGAGAACATCTACGTGAACAACGAAGATGTGATGAAAGAGGTGAAGAACTATGTTTCTCTAATAGCCCCTGAAAAGGCGGGCATAGTTAAGCTCTACACCGGTAAGGTGCCTATCTTCGACAATTTCAGCATTACCAAGCAGATTAAAGCTGGCTTTGGTCGTGTTGTTAACTACAAGCACGGTGCTTATCTCATCATCGAGCACACCGAGGCCTTGCACGTTGTCGATGTAAACAGTGGTAACAGAACTCGTGAGAAAGGTCAGGAAGCAAATGCACTGGATGTTAACCTCGGCGCTGCTGATGAGTTGGCAAGACAATTGCGCCTCCGAGATATGGGAGGTATCATTGTTGTCGACTTCATCGACATGAATCTTGCCGAAGACCGACAGCTGCTCTATGAACGCATGTGCAAGAACATGCAGAAGGACCGTGCC
This Segatella copri DSM 18205 DNA region includes the following protein-coding sequences:
- the glmS gene encoding glutamine--fructose-6-phosphate transaminase (isomerizing) produces the protein MCGIVGYLGKGDAYPALIKGLKRLEYRGYDSAGVALIGNDGSLNVYKAKGKVADLEAFCSDKDISGHVGIAHTRWATHGEPSAVNAHPHYSSSKNLAMIHNGIIENYADIKKNLIAKGVEFKSETDTEVLVQLIEYIQIKKNLDLLTAVQVALRQVIGAYAIAILDKRNPNQIIAARKQSPLVVGIGKDGEFYLGSDASPIIEYTDKVVYLEDGNIAVMRLGEELQVVNIQNVKLNPEVQTVDIDLGQIEKGGFPHFMLKEIFEQPECLRNCMRGRVVSRTVETRVMTDGDDTTSKKETEMGVVLSSITDHRQQLLNAKRIIIVACGTSWHAGLIGKQMIENYCRIPVEVEYASEFRYRNPVVTKDDVVIAISQSGETADTLAAIKLAKESGAFIYGICNSIGSSIARETDTGTYIHVGPEIGVASTKAFTGQVTVLILLALAIGKERGTISENEYQKITEQLWNIPAKMKEVLKLNNKIADLSRTFTYARNFIYLGRGFQYPVALEGALKLKEISYIHAEGYPAAEMKHGPIALIDSDMPVVVIATHNFMYEKVLSNIQEIKARQGRVIAIVSNGDETISKIADEVIELPETLECLEPLLATIPLQLLAYHVAVCKGKDVDQPRNLAKSVTVE
- a CDS encoding polysaccharide biosynthesis/export family protein: MKKLVSLVLVALTMILVLGSCGSTKNVAYFQNADSISLAASRMLYEAKIMPKDELTITVITTDPKAAMPFNLSVSQTLGTGGQLSYGSGSLQGYLVDNDGNIEFPVVGTLHVGGLTKKQAEDLIKNKVKPYLAEKENPIVTVRMGSYHVSVLGEVEKPGIIYAPQEKMSILEALAQCGDLTIYGKRDNVLLIRQDAAGEKHTYRMNLNDANIINSPFYYLQQNDIIYVEPNKVKAQNSSIGSSTTLWFSAVGTLISIASLIVNILR
- the pyk gene encoding pyruvate kinase, which translates into the protein MKQTKIVASISDRRCDQDFIRKLFFAGMNVVRMNTAHATEEGIRTIVKNVRAVSPHIGIMIDTKGPEVRTTGVKEPIHYNVGDVVKIFGRPEMESSHDIVNVSYPDIAADVKVGDDLLFDDGELDMKIIDNQGPMLVAEVQNEGVLGAHKSVNVPGEHIDLPALTEKDRRNIELAIELDIDFIAHSFVRNAADVKAVQDILDAHNSDIKIISKIENQEGVDNIDEIIDACYGIMVARGDLGIEVPIERIPGIQRRIISKCVKAQKPVIVATQMLHTMIKNPRPTRAEVTDIANAIFYRTDALMLSGETASGKYPVEAVQTMARIAEQAEKDKSPLNDIDPMEDGKIDQKLFLAHAAIEATKKLGVAGIITDGETGQTARDLAAFRGPNPVLAICYKEKLQRWLNLSYGIIPIHQKDQVSTKAMFTAAVRMLRQKGYLCEEDKIAYLSGSFGEGGGTTFVEINKVKKIFDNSYSFNLPSNGIEDK
- a CDS encoding LemA family protein codes for the protein MEQTMNSNMQPAKRGIKKSWIILGIVVVLVLWMFSGYNGLVEKQELATTELANVQTQYQRRADMMPQLAKIVKAYAKHEKETFAEVTKARAAVGQVKLDANNLTEASLKKYAAAQGELANAFSKLMVVAEKYPELKASENFKALQVQEEGTENRISEARRKYNEAVQNYNQTVRKMPSALIASLFNFNVMPKFEAAAGAEKAPDLDI
- a CDS encoding TPM domain-containing protein gives rise to the protein MRFKRYFLALMMVAFHALALTAGEVWMAKNVPIPFLRDSTQYVSDPDGYVDKAQKDSANFYLQKLKLECGVQNVLIIVGKVDNQDAFRMAQDVGNQYGIGYKKSRRGLVIVIAVEDHKYFIAPGSGLEGELTDVDCDDIARACIVKYMREGNPGEAVASVSRAIYNKVKSGRTGIADVDEGSVNDEEDWFLVIILFLIFFGIPIYLFIRYILEMLGIVKPRPKSNQRNQSRRRNNDDDWIPPFFMGGGGSSGGGFSGGSFGGGTFSGGGSGGGW
- a CDS encoding HU family DNA-binding protein — its product is MTKADIINEVAIATGMPKKEVGTVVEAFMEEVKKCLIEKKDNVYLRGFGSFNIKHRAAKTARNISKNTTITIPAHDLPSFKPSKSFIEEMQNAQ
- a CDS encoding Rne/Rng family ribonuclease; this encodes MTSEVVIDVQQKDISIALMEDKQLVEYQNEPREASFSVGNIYIAKVKKLMPGLNACFVDVGYERDAFLHYLDLGSHFNSYQKYLKQVQSDRKKLFPFSKASKMPELEKDGSIQNVLKAGQEVLVQIVKEPISTKGPRLTGEISFAGRYLVLMPFGDKVSVSSKIKSGEERSRLKQLIHSIKPKNCGVIVRTVAEGKKVAELDAELKVLVKRWEDAIAKVQKTQQRPQLAFEETGRAVALLRDLFNPSYENIYVNNEDVMKEVKNYVSLIAPEKAGIVKLYTGKVPIFDNFSITKQIKAGFGRVVNYKHGAYLIIEHTEALHVVDVNSGNRTREKGQEANALDVNLGAADELARQLRLRDMGGIIVVDFIDMNLAEDRQLLYERMCKNMQKDRAKHNILPLSKFGLMQITRQRVRPAMDVTVDETCPTCFGTGKIKSSILFTDQLERKIDRLVNKIGVKKFTLYVNPYVAAFINKGFISLKRRWQFKYGFGFNVIPSQKLAFLQYEFYDKDNQYLDMQEEQETK